A single region of the Actinoplanes sp. SE50/110 genome encodes:
- the nikE gene encoding ABC transporter ATP-binding protein, translating into MINVEDLTVTFHLPRRTVEAVRGVSFDIEAGECVAIVGESGSGKSVTARSLLGLAGPGARVQAARLEVDGRDARRFAPRDWRRLRGGFAGLVLQDALVSLDPLRTVGAEIAEVLRVHGQGSRAGRTSQAHRLLRDVHVPEPERRATQYPHQLSGGLRQRALIATALAGGPKLLIADEPTTALDATVQAQILTLLAERRAAGETLLLISHDLAVVSRLADRVLVMKDGRIVESGPTRRLLTGADHAYTRQLIAAASGRKRTADTAPGPVVAEARALRKVYGDRAVVRDVDVTIARGEIVGLVGESGSGKTTVAQLLFGLVEPTSGQVRFEGSRFSGVPERARRPLRRRLQFIAQDPLSAFDPRWTVRRIVAEALPRGADVVPVLERVGLGADVLDRYPRQLSGGQRQRVAIARAIAPRPSLIICDEPVSALDVSVQAQVLDLLADIRETDGTALLFISHDLGVIRDLADRVLVMRDGRVVEQGPVKTVFDQPTDDYTRQLLAAVPTLEVLP; encoded by the coding sequence ATGATCAACGTTGAGGATCTGACGGTCACCTTCCACCTGCCGCGGCGCACCGTCGAGGCGGTGCGTGGGGTGAGCTTCGACATCGAGGCCGGCGAGTGCGTGGCGATCGTCGGTGAATCCGGCTCGGGCAAGAGCGTGACCGCCCGCAGCCTGCTCGGACTGGCCGGTCCGGGCGCCCGGGTGCAGGCCGCCCGGCTGGAGGTGGACGGCCGGGACGCCCGCCGCTTCGCGCCGCGCGACTGGCGCCGGCTGCGCGGCGGCTTCGCCGGGCTGGTGCTGCAGGACGCGCTGGTCTCGCTCGATCCGCTGCGCACGGTGGGTGCGGAGATCGCCGAGGTGCTGCGCGTCCACGGGCAGGGTTCGCGAGCGGGACGGACGTCGCAGGCCCACCGGCTGTTGCGCGACGTGCACGTGCCCGAGCCCGAGCGGCGGGCCACGCAGTATCCGCACCAGCTCTCCGGCGGTCTGCGGCAGCGCGCGCTGATCGCCACCGCCCTGGCCGGTGGTCCGAAACTGCTCATCGCCGACGAGCCCACCACCGCGCTCGACGCCACCGTGCAGGCGCAGATCCTGACCCTGCTGGCCGAACGCCGGGCGGCCGGCGAGACCCTGCTGCTGATCAGTCACGACCTGGCCGTGGTGTCCCGGCTCGCCGACCGGGTGCTGGTGATGAAGGACGGCCGGATCGTCGAGAGCGGTCCGACGAGGCGGCTGCTGACCGGCGCCGATCACGCGTACACCAGGCAGTTGATCGCCGCCGCCAGCGGCCGGAAGCGGACCGCGGACACCGCGCCGGGACCGGTGGTGGCCGAGGCGAGGGCGCTGCGCAAGGTGTACGGCGACCGGGCGGTGGTCCGCGACGTGGACGTCACGATCGCCCGCGGCGAGATCGTCGGCCTGGTCGGCGAGTCCGGCTCCGGCAAGACCACCGTGGCCCAGCTGCTGTTCGGGCTCGTCGAACCCACCTCCGGCCAGGTCCGCTTCGAGGGCAGCCGGTTCAGTGGGGTGCCCGAGCGGGCCCGTCGCCCGCTGCGCCGGCGCCTGCAGTTCATCGCCCAGGACCCGCTGTCGGCCTTCGACCCGCGCTGGACGGTGCGCCGGATCGTCGCCGAGGCGCTGCCCCGCGGCGCCGACGTGGTGCCGGTCCTGGAGCGCGTCGGGCTCGGCGCGGACGTGCTGGACCGCTATCCGCGGCAGCTCTCCGGCGGTCAGCGGCAGCGCGTCGCGATCGCCCGGGCCATCGCCCCGCGACCGAGCCTGATCATCTGCGACGAGCCCGTCTCGGCGCTCGACGTGTCGGTGCAGGCGCAGGTCCTCGATCTGCTCGCCGACATCCGGGAGACCGACGGGACCGCCCTGCTGTTCATCTCGCACGACCTCGGGGTGATCCGCGACCTGGCCGACCGGGTGCTCGTCATGCGGGACGGCCGGGTCGTCGAGCAGGGACCCGTGAAGACCGTTTTCGACCAGCCCACCGACGACTACACCCGGCAGCTTCTCGCCGCCGTGCCCACTCTGGAGGTTCTCCCGTGA
- a CDS encoding LLM class flavin-dependent oxidoreductase has protein sequence MTLHVAVGLDGDSFAASDWVAAARQADEARLDFATFEDRFGRRGPDAVLVAARVAPVTRHLGLVPVATTTHTEPFHLSTALATLDHVSRGRAGWQVRVSSDPAEAALLGRRAPLGFDDLFAEAADAITVVRRLWDSWEDDAIIKDVATGRFIDREKLHYLDFTGAYFSVKGPSIVPRPPQGQPVIAALTHTAQVAERLDVDVYFVTPQTLDEAAGIVTRLPGKLVFADLEVTADAGPAELAGRIAAWEPAGIAGVRLLPATPDALTRITRDLVPELRDRGIFTPSTATTLRERLGLPQAVNHFQEAARA, from the coding sequence GTGACCCTGCACGTTGCCGTCGGGCTCGACGGCGATTCGTTCGCCGCATCGGATTGGGTGGCCGCGGCGCGGCAGGCCGACGAGGCGCGCCTCGACTTCGCCACCTTCGAGGACCGGTTCGGCCGGCGCGGCCCGGACGCGGTCCTGGTCGCCGCCCGGGTCGCGCCGGTCACCCGGCACCTGGGCCTGGTCCCGGTCGCCACCACCACGCACACCGAGCCGTTCCACCTGTCCACCGCGCTGGCCACGCTCGATCACGTGAGCCGGGGGCGGGCCGGCTGGCAGGTGCGGGTCTCGTCCGACCCGGCCGAGGCGGCCCTGCTCGGCCGCCGTGCGCCGCTCGGCTTCGACGACCTGTTCGCCGAGGCGGCCGACGCGATCACCGTGGTCCGCCGGCTCTGGGACAGCTGGGAGGACGACGCGATCATCAAGGACGTCGCCACCGGCCGGTTCATCGATCGGGAGAAACTGCACTACCTCGACTTCACCGGCGCGTACTTCTCGGTCAAGGGCCCGTCGATCGTGCCGCGCCCGCCGCAGGGCCAGCCGGTGATCGCCGCGCTCACCCACACCGCCCAGGTCGCGGAGCGCCTCGACGTCGACGTCTACTTCGTGACCCCGCAGACCCTCGACGAGGCCGCCGGGATCGTCACCCGGCTGCCCGGCAAGCTGGTCTTCGCCGACCTGGAGGTCACCGCCGACGCCGGCCCGGCCGAACTGGCCGGCCGGATCGCGGCGTGGGAACCGGCCGGGATCGCCGGGGTCCGGCTGCTGCCGGCCACCCCGGACGCGCTCACCCGGATCACCCGCGACCTGGTCCCCGAACTCCGCGACCGGGGCATCTTCACCCCCTCGACCGCCACCACGCTGCGCGAACGCCTCGGGCTGCCGCAGGCCGTCAACCACTTCCAGGAGGCCGCCCGTGCCTAA
- a CDS encoding LLM class flavin-dependent oxidoreductase has protein sequence MPKQIILAAHFPGVNNTTVWSDPRSGSQIDFASFEHLARTAERGRFDFFFLAEGLRLREQRGLIHDLDVVGRPDTLTVLTALAAVTEHLGLAGTLNATFHEPYELARQLATLDHLSGGRAAWNVVTSHGAFYGENFRRGGFLDHADRYVRAGEFIEAARTLWDSDGGDFAIHSSQFGIEGRFGVPRSPQGHPVILQAGDSDEGRELAARHADAIFSRHHKLDDARQFYRDVKDRLGRYGRERDSLKIIPGVSYVLGDTDADAQEKAHHIRRQQVSPQTAILLLEQLWNRDLSAYDPEGPLPTADPVLDEDDSIVKGRAGMFPDRIKTANEWRALAEAKKLSIRDLVIEVTGRQNFIGTADRIATELNEYVQTEACDGFILVSHLTPGGLDDFVDQVVPLLQERGVFRTEYETTTLRGHLGLA, from the coding sequence GTGCCTAAGCAGATCATCCTCGCCGCCCACTTCCCGGGCGTGAACAACACCACCGTCTGGAGCGACCCCCGCTCCGGCAGCCAGATCGACTTCGCCTCGTTCGAACACCTGGCCCGCACCGCCGAGCGCGGCAGGTTCGACTTCTTCTTCCTCGCCGAGGGGCTGCGGCTGCGCGAGCAGCGCGGGCTGATCCACGACCTGGACGTGGTCGGCCGCCCGGACACGCTGACCGTGCTCACCGCCCTGGCCGCGGTCACCGAGCACCTCGGCCTGGCCGGCACGCTCAACGCCACCTTCCACGAGCCCTACGAACTGGCCCGGCAACTGGCCACCCTGGACCACCTGTCCGGCGGCCGGGCCGCGTGGAACGTGGTCACCTCGCACGGCGCCTTCTACGGCGAGAACTTCCGGCGCGGCGGCTTCCTCGACCACGCCGACCGGTACGTGCGGGCCGGCGAATTCATCGAAGCGGCCCGCACCCTGTGGGACTCCGACGGCGGCGACTTCGCCATCCACAGCTCGCAGTTCGGCATCGAGGGCCGCTTCGGGGTGCCGCGCAGCCCGCAGGGTCACCCGGTGATCCTGCAGGCCGGCGACTCCGACGAGGGCCGCGAGCTGGCCGCCCGGCACGCCGACGCGATCTTCTCCCGGCACCACAAGCTCGACGACGCGCGGCAGTTCTACCGCGACGTCAAGGACCGGCTGGGCCGATACGGCCGGGAACGGGACTCACTGAAGATCATCCCGGGCGTCTCCTACGTGCTGGGCGACACCGACGCCGACGCCCAGGAGAAGGCCCACCACATCCGGCGCCAGCAGGTCAGCCCACAGACCGCGATCCTGTTGCTGGAACAACTGTGGAACCGGGACCTGTCGGCGTACGACCCGGAGGGGCCGCTACCCACCGCCGACCCGGTCCTCGACGAGGACGACTCGATCGTCAAGGGCCGGGCCGGGATGTTCCCCGACCGGATCAAGACCGCCAACGAGTGGCGGGCGCTGGCCGAGGCGAAGAAGCTGTCGATCCGCGACCTGGTGATCGAGGTGACCGGCCGGCAGAACTTCATCGGCACCGCCGACCGGATCGCCACCGAACTCAACGAGTACGTGCAGACCGAGGCCTGCGACGGCTTCATCCTGGTCTCCCACCTGACCCCGGGCGGGCTCGACGACTTCGTCGACCAGGTGGTCCCGCTGCTGCAGGAACGCGGCGTGTTCCGCACCGAGTACGAGACCACCACGCTGCGCGGGCACCTGGGGCTGGCGTGA
- a CDS encoding LLM class flavin-dependent oxidoreductase: MKFLLLSLITHFDREKSPAQRLREVVDAAVLGEQLGYDGFAVGERHERPFLSSSPPVVLSHIAAKTSTIELWTGVTTLSLLDPVRAFEDYSTLDNLSGGRLQLIVGKGNGAAQAQLFHVTVDDQWERQRESYELFRRLWREPKVTWEGRFRPSLTDAETWPRPLQQPITVWHGSATSRASVELAARYGDPLFSANVTNPVDPYAQLIDFYRERWAFHGHDPAKIRIGAGSAGFYVTRTSQEALDVYRPIWQARIDQFRKVGVEPVFPTIEDAIERSSALIGSPQQIIDKVHRYHERFGHEVTHLAADTEGLTEKQQRASLELFASEVAPVLRQLKGW, encoded by the coding sequence GTGAAGTTCCTGCTGCTCAGCCTGATCACGCACTTCGACCGGGAGAAGAGCCCGGCGCAGCGGCTGCGCGAGGTGGTCGACGCGGCCGTGCTCGGCGAACAGCTCGGCTATGACGGCTTCGCCGTCGGGGAGCGGCACGAGCGGCCCTTCCTGTCCTCGTCGCCGCCGGTCGTGCTCAGTCACATCGCCGCGAAGACCTCGACGATCGAGCTGTGGACCGGGGTGACCACGCTCAGCCTGCTCGACCCGGTGCGCGCCTTCGAGGACTACAGCACCCTGGACAACCTGTCCGGCGGGCGCCTGCAGCTGATCGTCGGCAAGGGCAACGGCGCCGCGCAGGCCCAGCTGTTCCACGTCACCGTCGACGACCAGTGGGAGCGCCAGCGGGAGAGCTACGAACTGTTCCGCCGGCTCTGGCGCGAACCGAAAGTGACCTGGGAGGGTAGGTTCCGGCCCTCGCTCACCGATGCGGAGACCTGGCCGCGCCCGCTGCAGCAGCCGATCACCGTGTGGCACGGCAGCGCCACCAGCAGGGCCTCGGTCGAGCTGGCGGCGCGGTACGGGGATCCGCTGTTCTCCGCCAATGTCACCAATCCCGTCGACCCGTACGCCCAATTGATTGATTTCTATCGGGAGAGGTGGGCCTTCCACGGCCATGACCCGGCGAAGATCCGGATCGGGGCGGGCAGCGCCGGCTTCTACGTCACCCGCACCTCGCAGGAGGCGCTCGACGTGTACCGGCCGATCTGGCAGGCCCGGATCGACCAGTTCCGCAAGGTCGGCGTCGAGCCGGTCTTCCCCACCATCGAGGACGCGATCGAGCGCAGCTCGGCGCTGATCGGCAGCCCCCAGCAGATCATCGACAAGGTGCACCGCTACCACGAACGGTTCGGCCACGAGGTGACCCACCTGGCCGCCGACACCGAAGGTCTGACCGAGAAACAACAGCGCGCCAGCCTGGAACTGTTCGCCAGTGAGGTCGCGCCCGTGCTGCGCCAGCTGAAAGGGTGGTAA
- a CDS encoding LLM class flavin-dependent oxidoreductase, whose protein sequence is MPVPLSILDLAPLVSGGDVGDALRRTLDLARSAEQFGYHRYWVAEHHFTPGVASAQPALLLGQIAAVTSRIRLGSGAVQTGHQTALSIVEQFGLLDALYPGRFDLGLGRSGQAKKEALAGSAEETAEEVTVVDGLLIPKPFSWAPIFASERSALIGRLLQQPGAEPLGLGEILDQITGLLAGPYGDGKGAEVTAVPGAGADVQLWLLGSSGGESARTAGARGLPFVANYHVAPAKVLEAAAAYRAAFRPSAALAEPYLVVSADVVVAEDDETARRLAAPYPLWVRSIRTGAGAIPFPSPAEAAAFEWTDHDRKLVEDRVATQFVGSPATVAGRLDTLRRVTGADELLVTTITHDHADRVRSFELLAKEWAG, encoded by the coding sequence ATGCCCGTACCCCTGTCAATCCTGGACCTGGCCCCGCTGGTCTCCGGCGGCGACGTCGGCGACGCCCTGCGCCGCACCCTGGACCTGGCGCGCAGCGCCGAACAGTTCGGCTACCACCGGTACTGGGTCGCCGAACACCACTTCACCCCGGGCGTCGCCTCCGCACAGCCGGCCCTGCTGCTCGGTCAGATCGCCGCGGTCACCTCCCGGATCCGGCTCGGCTCCGGCGCGGTGCAGACCGGCCACCAGACCGCACTGTCCATCGTGGAGCAGTTCGGGCTGCTGGACGCGCTCTACCCGGGTCGGTTCGACCTGGGCCTGGGCCGCTCCGGGCAGGCCAAGAAGGAAGCCCTCGCCGGCTCTGCGGAAGAGACCGCTGAGGAGGTGACCGTCGTCGACGGGCTGCTGATCCCGAAGCCGTTCTCCTGGGCGCCGATCTTCGCCTCCGAACGCAGCGCCCTGATCGGCCGGCTCCTGCAGCAGCCCGGCGCCGAGCCGCTCGGCCTCGGCGAGATCCTCGACCAGATCACCGGCCTGCTCGCCGGCCCGTACGGCGACGGTAAAGGCGCCGAGGTCACCGCGGTGCCCGGCGCCGGCGCCGACGTCCAGCTGTGGCTGCTGGGCAGCAGCGGCGGCGAGAGCGCCCGCACGGCCGGCGCCCGGGGCCTGCCTTTCGTCGCCAATTACCACGTGGCCCCGGCCAAGGTGCTGGAGGCGGCGGCGGCCTACCGGGCGGCGTTCCGCCCGTCGGCCGCCCTGGCCGAGCCGTACCTGGTGGTCTCCGCCGACGTGGTCGTCGCCGAGGACGACGAGACCGCCCGCCGGCTGGCCGCGCCGTACCCGCTGTGGGTCCGCAGCATCCGCACCGGCGCCGGGGCGATCCCGTTCCCCAGCCCGGCGGAGGCGGCCGCGTTCGAGTGGACCGACCACGACCGCAAGCTGGTCGAGGACCGGGTCGCCACCCAGTTCGTCGGCTCGCCGGCCACCGTCGCCGGCAGGCTGGACACGCTGCGCCGGGTGACCGGCGCCGACGAACTGCTGGTGACCACGATCACCCACGACCACGCGGACCGGGTCCGCTCCTTCGAACTGCTGGCCAAGGAGTGGGCCGGCTAG
- a CDS encoding NADP-dependent oxidoreductase encodes MRVVTQHEFGDPSVLHLAEAPKPRPLPTEVLVRVVAAGVNPVDHKTREGAGMAGVLGAPPFILGWDVSGVVEETGFGVHTLRPGDEVYGMPWFPRQAGAYAEYVTAPSRQFARKPANLSHVEAAGVPLAALTAWQALTDATTVTAGQRVLIHAAAGGVGHFAVQFARHLGAHVIGTARAARHDWLRELGADEVIDYTTTRFEDAVKEADLVLDLVGDEDTGLRSVTALAPGGLLIAVPGGVAPAVARAAAEQGKRAVPFLVEPDGAALGAIAGLIEAGHVRVEVAGVLPLAEAGEAHRRLATGRTRGKLVLEV; translated from the coding sequence ATGCGCGTCGTCACGCAGCACGAGTTCGGGGATCCGTCGGTCCTGCACCTGGCCGAGGCGCCGAAGCCCCGTCCGCTGCCCACCGAGGTGCTGGTCCGGGTGGTCGCGGCCGGGGTCAATCCGGTCGACCACAAGACCCGGGAGGGCGCCGGCATGGCCGGCGTGCTCGGCGCGCCACCGTTCATCCTGGGCTGGGACGTCTCCGGGGTGGTCGAGGAGACCGGCTTCGGCGTGCACACCCTGCGGCCCGGTGACGAGGTGTACGGCATGCCGTGGTTCCCGCGGCAGGCCGGCGCGTACGCCGAGTACGTGACCGCCCCGTCGCGCCAGTTCGCCCGCAAGCCCGCGAACCTGTCGCACGTCGAGGCGGCCGGGGTGCCGCTGGCCGCGCTCACCGCGTGGCAGGCGCTGACCGACGCGACCACGGTCACCGCCGGTCAGCGGGTGCTGATCCACGCGGCGGCCGGTGGGGTCGGCCACTTCGCCGTGCAGTTCGCCCGGCATCTCGGGGCGCACGTCATCGGCACCGCCCGCGCGGCGCGCCACGACTGGCTGCGCGAGCTGGGCGCCGACGAGGTGATCGACTACACGACCACCCGGTTCGAGGACGCCGTCAAGGAGGCCGACCTGGTGCTGGACCTGGTCGGCGACGAGGACACCGGGCTGCGTTCGGTGACCGCGCTGGCACCGGGCGGGCTGCTGATCGCGGTGCCGGGCGGCGTGGCGCCGGCCGTCGCGCGGGCCGCCGCCGAGCAGGGCAAGCGCGCCGTGCCGTTCCTGGTGGAGCCGGACGGCGCGGCGCTGGGCGCGATCGCCGGGCTGATCGAGGCCGGCCACGTGCGGGTGGAGGTGGCCGGGGTACTGCCGCTGGCCGAGGCGGGAGAGGCACACCGCCGCCTGGCCACCGGCCGCACCCGCGGCAAGCTCGTCCTGGAGGTCTAG
- a CDS encoding helix-turn-helix domain-containing protein: protein MTAVCPTGEHDKHDVFAELCPCRGLLDLIANKWTTLAVGALEGGPLRFGVLQRHLEGISPKVLTQTLRRMEDAGLLTRTVYPAVPLHVEYELTAVGRSLVTPLRGLRDWAERYLHELQL, encoded by the coding sequence ATGACCGCGGTGTGCCCGACCGGCGAGCACGACAAGCACGACGTCTTCGCCGAGCTCTGCCCCTGCCGGGGGCTGCTCGACCTGATCGCCAACAAGTGGACGACCCTGGCGGTCGGCGCGCTCGAGGGCGGCCCGCTGCGCTTCGGTGTGCTGCAGCGGCACCTGGAGGGGATCAGCCCCAAGGTCCTCACCCAGACGCTGCGCCGGATGGAGGATGCCGGCCTGCTCACCCGCACCGTCTATCCCGCGGTCCCGCTGCACGTCGAATATGAGCTGACCGCGGTCGGCCGCAGCCTGGTCACCCCGCTGCGCGGCCTGCGCGACTGGGCCGAGCGGTACCTGCACGAGCTGCAGCTCTAG
- a CDS encoding YihY/virulence factor BrkB family protein → MSETRWWQSGRRAGWWAHLVRAGKRYDEADGGRLAAAVTYYSFFATFSLGLLGFAIFGFVLDDQAVLHAAQRYAAQNLPHVDVQSFRDARNTVGVIAFIGLPVSGWFWVDVLRSSIRRMWRLPEYPGRLVVRILVDMLVLAGLGVLLSGSLAIAYETSVIVNRVIVAAGAGTTPSRVVVSAVGLLSGLTVNALLATALLTGLPRIRMPWRRVLGPAVLVAAGFEFLTTLGRVYVERTQTNPTYHLVAGSVGLLVFLNAVNQLVLFAAALTATSETGHAGDLAAEPQLS, encoded by the coding sequence GTGAGCGAAACACGTTGGTGGCAGTCGGGCCGCCGTGCCGGTTGGTGGGCGCACCTGGTCCGGGCCGGGAAGCGGTACGACGAGGCGGACGGGGGCCGGCTCGCCGCGGCGGTCACCTACTACTCCTTCTTCGCCACCTTCTCGCTCGGACTGCTCGGCTTCGCGATCTTCGGTTTCGTGCTCGACGACCAGGCGGTACTGCACGCGGCGCAGCGATACGCCGCACAGAACCTGCCCCACGTCGACGTGCAGTCGTTTCGCGACGCCCGCAACACCGTCGGCGTCATCGCCTTCATCGGCCTTCCGGTCTCCGGCTGGTTCTGGGTGGACGTGCTGCGCTCGTCGATCCGCCGGATGTGGCGGTTGCCGGAGTACCCGGGGCGGCTCGTCGTCCGCATCCTCGTCGACATGCTGGTGCTGGCCGGCCTGGGGGTGCTGCTGAGCGGGTCGCTCGCGATCGCCTACGAGACGTCGGTGATCGTGAACCGGGTGATCGTCGCCGCCGGCGCCGGCACCACGCCGTCGCGGGTGGTGGTGTCGGCCGTCGGGCTGCTCTCCGGCCTGACGGTGAACGCCCTGCTGGCCACCGCCCTGCTGACCGGGCTGCCCCGGATCCGGATGCCGTGGCGTCGCGTGCTCGGCCCGGCCGTGCTGGTGGCGGCCGGATTCGAATTCCTCACCACGCTAGGCCGCGTCTACGTCGAGCGCACCCAGACGAATCCCACCTACCACCTGGTCGCCGGATCGGTCGGCCTGCTGGTCTTCCTCAACGCGGTCAATCAGCTGGTCCTGTTCGCCGCGGCGCTGACCGCCACCAGCGAGACCGGCCACGCCGGCGATCTGGCCGCCGAGCCTCAGCTTTCCTGA
- a CDS encoding PadR family transcriptional regulator has product MPTNALANPLVLPILGLLAERPRHAYALFSELRSRYTYLGVRNSTVYTLLNTLVDAGWLRPTPVGTDRQEFRLTPAGRQALAERVEREIRDGALGDRTAFLTALAYLGILTPDAAAATLEIRAGRVHHEQERLAHALDAATGVPELHMIEIHFYRDQLQREHAWLDATARRTRSGALAWPGQES; this is encoded by the coding sequence GTGCCGACCAACGCGCTCGCGAACCCGCTCGTGCTGCCCATCCTCGGGCTGCTGGCCGAGCGCCCCCGGCACGCCTACGCCCTGTTCAGCGAGCTGCGGTCGCGCTACACCTATCTCGGCGTCCGGAACTCGACCGTCTACACGCTGCTGAACACGCTCGTCGACGCCGGCTGGCTGCGCCCGACGCCGGTCGGGACCGATCGGCAGGAGTTCCGGCTGACCCCCGCGGGGCGGCAGGCCCTGGCCGAGCGGGTGGAGCGGGAGATCCGGGACGGCGCCCTCGGCGACCGCACCGCCTTCCTGACCGCGCTGGCCTACCTCGGGATCCTGACCCCGGATGCGGCGGCTGCGACCCTGGAGATCCGGGCCGGCCGCGTCCACCATGAACAGGAACGGCTCGCGCACGCTCTCGACGCGGCCACGGGTGTCCCGGAACTGCACATGATCGAGATCCACTTCTACCGCGACCAGCTTCAGCGGGAGCACGCCTGGCTGGACGCGACCGCCCGGCGCACCCGCTCCGGGGCCCTCGCGTGGCCGGGTCAGGAAAGCTGA